Proteins from a genomic interval of Paenibacillus sp. RC334:
- a CDS encoding RNA polymerase sigma factor, producing the protein MEKLHVNKQDADINLVIEQVQTGDKQAYTHIIRRYQQQIFLYCYYLLKNQEEAEDAAQEIFIKGLEHIHQFVPTASFSAWLYKIAQNHCNDLLKRNTRTFKSFIQYKLNLKQQPVHEYTDLIHELLDHLTLEERQILLLRSLEEYSYEEIATIMELKPSNIRKKYERLRKKLNHQKEKGGKKYEQSFKTGR; encoded by the coding sequence ATGGAAAAACTACATGTAAATAAGCAAGATGCAGATATCAACCTTGTAATAGAACAGGTACAAACGGGCGACAAACAAGCATACACACATATCATACGGCGTTATCAACAACAGATCTTTTTATATTGCTACTATTTACTTAAAAATCAGGAAGAAGCGGAAGATGCTGCTCAAGAAATATTTATTAAAGGGCTTGAGCACATCCATCAGTTCGTACCTACAGCCTCCTTTTCAGCTTGGCTATACAAAATTGCTCAAAATCACTGTAATGACTTATTAAAAAGAAACACTAGAACGTTTAAATCCTTCATCCAGTATAAATTGAACCTGAAGCAACAACCAGTACACGAATATACAGATTTAATTCACGAGTTACTGGATCATCTAACGTTAGAAGAGAGGCAAATTTTATTGTTGCGCTCGTTGGAAGAATACAGCTATGAAGAGATTGCGACAATTATGGAACTAAAACCATCAAATATCCGGAAAAAATATGAGCGACTCCGTAAAAAACTAAATCACCAAAAGGAAAAGGGAGGAAAAAAGTATGAACAATCCTTTAAAACCGGAAGATAA
- a CDS encoding DUF4179 domain-containing protein, which produces MNNPLKPEDKEIEHLQKLIRNTPIQVDLINKTMERYGKVEGKRYKRSNIRPKRKRNTIIVTSIMLAMTFMLMVGTGFISPTMAASLKQIPGMNSIFQLAGDLGLQTADEKGLLSKPNLSDTHDGLTLSVPEVIFDGTRVSIALERKTSDKRFLNTELPLLLDDLILSINGEEINSSYVPTNTSSSIDSYTIPGKNSNSTIIQFSDLRNQGGKPFPDKFDLTISMPVSGIKQPFKIEIPVEKNTKNNLVFTPSLKREYKNIDYTLEKVELTPITTSITTRIKLPANSKISSSLPLFLSYEIYDDKGKQLNFISNNGWSATDGNVLINDSRFEPFLSLPKEITIKVYKSILKKGDRSKFELGKDGNPKKEYFPDLEITYPINP; this is translated from the coding sequence ATGAACAATCCTTTAAAACCGGAAGATAAAGAAATCGAGCATTTACAAAAGCTTATTCGGAATACTCCAATACAAGTTGATTTAATTAATAAAACGATGGAGCGCTATGGGAAAGTAGAAGGAAAACGATATAAGCGATCTAACATTCGACCAAAAAGGAAACGTAATACAATTATTGTGACTTCTATTATGCTTGCAATGACATTTATGCTTATGGTTGGTACTGGCTTCATTTCCCCGACAATGGCCGCCTCCTTAAAACAAATTCCAGGCATGAATTCTATATTCCAGCTAGCTGGTGATCTTGGTTTACAAACAGCGGACGAAAAAGGGCTGCTATCAAAACCAAATCTTAGCGACACCCATGATGGTCTGACTCTCAGCGTACCAGAGGTCATATTCGACGGAACACGAGTATCTATAGCATTAGAGCGAAAAACTTCCGATAAAAGATTTTTAAACACCGAATTACCCTTATTACTTGATGATTTAATACTTTCCATTAATGGCGAAGAAATTAATTCTTCTTATGTACCTACAAACACCAGCAGCTCCATTGACTCATATACGATACCTGGAAAAAATTCGAATTCAACCATTATACAATTTTCAGATTTACGTAATCAAGGAGGAAAACCTTTTCCAGATAAGTTTGATTTAACAATTTCCATGCCTGTCTCCGGCATTAAGCAGCCATTTAAAATAGAAATTCCTGTGGAAAAGAATACTAAGAATAACTTAGTTTTTACACCATCCCTTAAGCGAGAGTATAAAAACATTGACTATACTCTAGAAAAAGTTGAGCTCACGCCGATTACAACCAGCATCACAACTCGCATAAAGCTACCTGCTAATTCAAAAATTTCTTCGTCACTTCCTTTGTTCTTGAGTTATGAAATTTACGATGATAAAGGAAAGCAACTAAATTTTATTAGCAACAATGGTTGGAGTGCAACTGATGGCAACGTTCTGATAAATGATTCACGATTTGAACCTTTCCTCTCTCTTCCCAAAGAAATTACTATAAAGGTTTACAAATCTATCTTAAAAAAGGGTGATAGGAGTAAATTCGAACTAGGGAAAGATGGAAATCCAAAAAAAGAGTATTTCCCTGATTTAGAAATTACTTACCCAATTAATCCATAA